Proteins co-encoded in one Alcanivorax sp. genomic window:
- a CDS encoding TonB-dependent receptor, translated as MSFRFFAAVPAALSLLPLAAYPEQPIQVAMLDPVVVTPTLSSVTADASLSSVTVIDESTLRGQQVVEMRDVLRGQPGIDTYGNGSYGKISNVSIRGTSSNASLLMIEGVRLRSATTGAPAWEYLPPQMFERVEIVRGPRGSLYGSDAVGGVIQLFGRDNGSWANVGGGSFGSWNVGAGASLSENNTSVMVGANVFDTEGTEIREHSHNRGFHNESGIFRLNHQFGERASVGLFRFSSEGDTEFEGSTPEQKREMEYLLQVTGLKGDVWVNDNWQLKALISEAEDESEDFTDGLTSGDFNTRTRTANVQSVALVGNHQFILGGEYLRDEVLSSVDYDEPGRDNKAVFGQALLAFGALDLQGSLRHDDNDAYGSKVTGAGAVGVKLNHQHRVRVSYGTAYRAPTFNDLYFPDSPPFFYSNPNLEPESSETGELGVRGQYRHWYWDAAFYRTNIDDMIVYDFAQSTSLNLERATVEGAELALGLDWNQWRTGLAFTALKPEDRETGNIIAYRAQRTGRLDLDRRFGDVSVGATASFQGHRYTDAANTDRLPGFGLVDLRASWTFAKNWTGRVAVENLLDKDYVTARNFAGWDYLNAGRAVMVNISYDTQ; from the coding sequence ATGTCATTTCGTTTTTTTGCTGCCGTCCCGGCGGCGCTGAGCCTGCTGCCATTGGCAGCGTACCCGGAACAACCCATTCAGGTTGCCATGCTTGACCCCGTTGTGGTCACGCCGACCCTGAGCAGTGTGACGGCAGACGCGTCCCTGTCCTCAGTAACCGTCATTGATGAGAGCACTCTGCGTGGTCAGCAGGTCGTGGAGATGCGTGATGTGTTGCGTGGCCAGCCCGGTATCGATACCTATGGCAACGGTTCCTACGGCAAGATCAGTAATGTGTCCATCCGCGGCACCTCCAGCAATGCATCGCTATTGATGATTGAAGGTGTGCGTCTGCGCTCGGCGACCACCGGTGCGCCGGCATGGGAATATCTGCCGCCGCAGATGTTCGAGCGGGTGGAGATCGTGCGTGGCCCCCGAGGCAGCCTTTACGGTTCCGATGCGGTGGGCGGTGTGATTCAGCTATTCGGTCGAGACAACGGCAGCTGGGCCAATGTGGGCGGTGGCAGTTTCGGTAGCTGGAATGTGGGGGCGGGCGCCTCCCTGAGCGAGAACAATACTTCGGTGATGGTCGGCGCCAATGTGTTTGATACCGAAGGCACCGAGATTCGCGAGCATAGCCATAATCGTGGTTTCCATAACGAGTCTGGCATCTTTCGCCTCAACCACCAGTTCGGAGAACGAGCCAGTGTGGGCCTGTTCAGGTTCAGCAGTGAGGGTGACACGGAATTCGAAGGTTCCACACCGGAGCAAAAGCGGGAGATGGAGTACCTGCTGCAGGTGACGGGGCTGAAGGGCGATGTCTGGGTGAACGACAACTGGCAGCTCAAGGCATTGATCAGTGAGGCGGAGGATGAAAGTGAGGATTTCACCGATGGCCTTACCAGCGGTGATTTCAATACTCGTACCCGCACTGCCAATGTGCAGAGCGTGGCATTGGTCGGCAATCACCAGTTTATCCTGGGGGGCGAATACCTGCGCGATGAGGTGCTCAGCAGCGTGGACTATGACGAGCCCGGTCGCGACAACAAGGCGGTGTTTGGTCAGGCACTGCTGGCATTCGGTGCGCTGGATCTGCAGGGCAGCCTGCGGCATGACGACAACGATGCCTATGGCAGCAAGGTGACCGGTGCGGGCGCGGTTGGCGTAAAGCTGAATCACCAGCATCGGGTACGGGTGAGTTATGGCACCGCATACCGTGCGCCCACGTTCAACGATCTTTACTTCCCGGACTCCCCGCCGTTCTTCTACAGCAACCCGAATCTGGAACCGGAATCCTCGGAAACCGGCGAGCTGGGAGTGCGCGGTCAGTACCGTCACTGGTACTGGGATGCAGCGTTCTATCGCACCAACATCGATGACATGATCGTGTACGATTTTGCACAGTCCACCTCCCTCAATCTGGAGCGGGCCACGGTGGAAGGGGCCGAACTGGCCCTGGGGCTGGACTGGAATCAGTGGCGTACCGGGCTGGCATTCACTGCCCTGAAACCGGAAGATCGGGAAACCGGTAATATCATTGCCTACCGGGCCCAGCGTACCGGTCGGCTGGATCTGGATCGTCGCTTCGGTGATGTGTCCGTGGGGGCCACTGCCAGCTTCCAGGGGCATCGCTACACGGATGCGGCCAACACGGATCGGCTGCCAGGTTTCGGGTTGGTGGATTTGCGAGCCAGTTGGACATTCGCGAAGAACTGGACCGGCCGGGTGGCGGTCGAAAATCTGTTGGACAAGGACTATGTCACGGCACGGAATTTTGCCGGTTGGGATTACCTCAACGCCGGGCGTGCAGTGATGGTGAACATCAGTTACGACACACAATAA
- a CDS encoding cobalamin-binding protein — protein sequence MMLIRGLLLILLSLLAVVGRAEVCVEDDASRSLCLAQPAKRIVALSPGATEILFAAGAGAHMAAAVSFSDYPPAAKKLPRVGTFKRLDLEAILALKPDLVVAWGSGNPAEQVERLVSLGLPVYVSEPRRFEDVASNLERLGRLAGTDAVASGAAKAFRAGVASLQSRYAKASPVTVFYQVWEEPLMTVNNAHLISEAIGVCGGVNVFGDLPALAPRISREAVLEKNPQVIVAGGMGEEDPQWLNPWKRFTSLQAVEKDNLFFIAPSSLQRPTPMMLTGTRTLCRHLESARARH from the coding sequence ATGATGCTGATTCGCGGGTTGCTTTTGATACTGCTGTCCCTGCTGGCGGTGGTGGGCCGTGCAGAGGTTTGTGTAGAAGATGATGCCAGCCGTAGCCTTTGCCTGGCGCAACCCGCGAAGCGCATCGTCGCCTTGTCCCCCGGGGCGACGGAAATCCTGTTCGCCGCTGGAGCCGGTGCGCACATGGCCGCAGCAGTGAGCTTTAGCGATTACCCGCCAGCGGCAAAGAAACTGCCACGGGTGGGTACTTTCAAACGCCTGGATCTGGAGGCGATTCTGGCGCTGAAACCGGATCTGGTGGTGGCCTGGGGCAGTGGTAACCCGGCTGAGCAGGTGGAGCGGCTGGTTTCGCTGGGGTTGCCTGTCTATGTGAGCGAGCCACGGCGTTTTGAGGACGTGGCCAGCAATCTGGAGCGGTTGGGGCGGCTGGCCGGTACTGATGCGGTGGCGTCGGGAGCCGCCAAGGCTTTCAGGGCCGGCGTTGCGTCCCTGCAGAGCCGGTATGCCAAGGCCTCGCCGGTGACGGTGTTCTATCAGGTCTGGGAAGAACCGCTGATGACCGTCAACAATGCCCATCTGATCAGTGAAGCCATTGGTGTCTGTGGCGGCGTGAATGTGTTCGGAGATTTGCCAGCACTGGCGCCACGCATCAGCCGTGAGGCGGTGCTGGAAAAGAATCCCCAGGTGATCGTGGCCGGTGGCATGGGCGAAGAGGATCCCCAATGGCTTAATCCCTGGAAACGTTTCACCTCTCTGCAGGCTGTAGAGAAGGACAACCTGTTCTTTATCGCCCCCTCTTCCCTGCAACGGCCTACGCCGATGATGCTTACCGGCACACGCACCCTGTGTCGGCACCTGGAAAGTGCCCGTGCCCGACACTAA
- a CDS encoding iron ABC transporter permease yields the protein MPDTNFRHVLSLGLLCLAGLISLIVALSVGSVSVSLTELWAVISGRGEGLHQALVFELRAPRAMAAFATGGLLSLSGALMQVLLRNPLADPYVLGISGGAAAGALLSMLLGLGTVMVSGSAFAGALLSTLMVFGLARGRGSWTPTRLLLTGVVVAAGWGAMITFMLTMGSVEQLPGMLYWLMGDLSYARTPWLAWLVLIPAVLVILPLGRSLNVLARGPLQAAALGVAVKPLAWTVYALASLLAAVAVTTAGSVGFVGLIVPHMLRLVLGNDQRIVLPASVLAGGVLLTVADTLARTLMAPEQLPVGVITALIGVPTFLFLLYRSR from the coding sequence GTGCCCGACACTAACTTTCGCCACGTCCTGTCCCTGGGCCTGCTGTGTCTGGCCGGCCTGATATCGCTGATCGTCGCGTTGTCCGTGGGCAGTGTGTCGGTGTCACTGACGGAACTGTGGGCGGTTATTAGCGGGCGGGGCGAGGGGTTGCATCAAGCACTGGTGTTTGAGCTCAGGGCGCCCCGGGCGATGGCCGCTTTCGCCACCGGCGGGTTGTTGTCCCTGTCCGGAGCCCTGATGCAGGTGCTTTTGCGTAACCCGCTGGCAGACCCTTATGTGCTGGGGATTTCCGGCGGCGCTGCGGCAGGGGCACTGTTGTCCATGTTGCTGGGGCTGGGCACCGTCATGGTATCCGGTTCCGCGTTCGCCGGGGCGTTGCTTTCCACGCTCATGGTGTTTGGTCTGGCCCGGGGCCGTGGCAGCTGGACACCGACCCGTCTGCTGCTCACCGGGGTCGTGGTCGCGGCTGGCTGGGGCGCCATGATTACCTTCATGCTCACCATGGGTTCCGTAGAGCAATTGCCGGGTATGTTGTACTGGCTCATGGGGGACCTGAGCTACGCCCGCACGCCCTGGCTGGCCTGGCTGGTATTGATCCCGGCGGTGCTGGTCATCTTGCCCCTGGGGCGCAGCCTGAACGTGCTGGCCCGTGGCCCATTGCAAGCTGCGGCACTGGGGGTCGCGGTCAAACCGTTGGCCTGGACAGTGTATGCGTTGGCCAGCCTGCTTGCTGCCGTGGCCGTGACCACCGCTGGCAGTGTGGGATTCGTGGGGTTGATCGTGCCGCATATGTTGCGGCTGGTGCTGGGCAATGACCAGCGTATTGTCCTGCCGGCCAGCGTGCTCGCGGGTGGCGTCCTGCTCACGGTGGCGGACACCCTGGCACGTACCCTCATGGCACCGGAGCAATTGCCGGTGGGGGTAATCACGGCCCTGATTGGCGTTCCCACTTTCCTGTTCCTGTTGTATCGGAGTCGCTGA
- a CDS encoding ABC transporter ATP-binding protein: protein MAVLETQELVIDIPGRTDGAALTMTVAPGQCWGVLGPNGAGKTTLLHTLAGLRPPRRGRVRLDGVAVSELRRRQLARQLAVVFQERQDSFPATVFESVLIGRHPYLSAWQRETGEDVRIATDALEALALSPLTDRLVNTLSGGERQRVSIATALCQQPAVWLADEPTNHLDLHHQVAVMTLLSEQARQGAGVFLCLHDLNLAARWCDHILLLFPNGELCHGPAETMLVPDALERLYDQSLLVTEVKGRPFFIPE, encoded by the coding sequence ATGGCCGTGCTGGAGACCCAGGAACTGGTGATCGACATTCCTGGCCGGACAGACGGTGCGGCGCTGACCATGACCGTGGCGCCGGGGCAGTGCTGGGGCGTGCTCGGCCCCAACGGTGCGGGCAAGACCACCTTGCTGCATACCCTGGCCGGGCTGCGACCACCCCGTCGGGGCAGGGTACGACTGGACGGGGTGGCGGTGTCAGAGCTGCGCCGTCGGCAACTGGCCCGGCAGCTGGCAGTGGTATTTCAGGAGCGTCAGGACAGTTTCCCGGCTACGGTGTTTGAGTCTGTCTTGATTGGTCGTCACCCGTACCTGTCAGCATGGCAGCGGGAAACGGGTGAGGATGTTCGCATCGCCACCGATGCCTTGGAGGCGCTGGCGCTTTCTCCGCTGACGGATCGATTGGTGAATACCCTGTCCGGCGGCGAACGCCAGCGGGTGTCCATCGCCACGGCGCTATGCCAGCAGCCAGCAGTCTGGCTGGCGGATGAACCCACCAACCATCTGGATCTCCATCACCAGGTGGCCGTCATGACGTTGCTCAGTGAGCAGGCCAGACAGGGGGCGGGGGTGTTCCTGTGCCTCCACGACCTGAACCTGGCCGCACGCTGGTGCGACCATATACTGCTGCTGTTTCCCAATGGTGAACTTTGTCATGGTCCGGCAGAGACCATGCTGGTACCCGATGCACTGGAACGGTTATACGACCAGTCGCTCTTGGTTACCGAGGTGAAGGGGCGGCCATTCTTTATTCCCGAGTAG
- a CDS encoding peptidylprolyl isomerase, whose translation MQISENAVVSIHYTLTNNAGQTIDSSVERGEPLAYLHGAGNIIPGLENALVGKQAGDKLDVTVTPEEGYGERHEQLIQQVPKTAFEGNEDNLQPGMQFQAQTEAGPRIFTITAVEGDEVTVDGNHPLAGETLNFAVEITEVREASAEEKEHGHVHGPEGHDH comes from the coding sequence ATGCAAATTTCTGAAAACGCCGTAGTGTCCATCCACTACACCCTGACCAACAATGCCGGCCAGACCATCGACTCTTCTGTCGAGCGTGGTGAACCCCTGGCCTACCTGCACGGCGCCGGCAACATCATTCCGGGTCTGGAAAATGCCCTGGTCGGCAAGCAGGCTGGCGACAAGCTGGATGTGACCGTCACCCCGGAAGAAGGTTACGGCGAGCGTCACGAGCAGCTGATCCAGCAAGTGCCGAAGACCGCCTTCGAAGGCAACGAAGACAACCTGCAGCCGGGCATGCAGTTCCAGGCTCAGACCGAAGCGGGCCCGCGCATCTTCACCATCACCGCGGTAGAAGGCGATGAAGTGACCGTAGACGGCAACCACCCACTGGCCGGTGAAACCCTGAACTTCGCCGTGGAAATCACCGAAGTGCGTGAAGCCTCCGCTGAAGAAAAAGAGCACGGCCACGTACACGGTCCGGAAGGTCACGATCACTGA
- the moaA gene encoding GTP 3',8-cyclase MoaA has product MKSTDQAPPAVLQDRFGRTIDYVRLSVTDRCDFRCVYCMAEDMTFVPRAQVLTLEEMGRLARVLVALGVKRIRLTGGEPLVRKDVAHLVRDIGAISGLDELNMTTNGSRLDRYANELKAAGLDRVNISLDSLNPDLFRQLTRTGDLNQVLAGIEAAREAGFRRIKLNSVILRGRNHDEVPALVNFALEKGLDISFIEEMPLGQISEHDRGLEFVSSAELREDLSERLKLVPLAEKTGGPSRYWQVPGSDSRIGFISPHSQNFCEMCNRVRVTAEGRMLLCLGHEHSVDLRAVLRAHPDDDAPLRDAIIGAMAIKPERHDFSLDPGEQLVRFMNMTGG; this is encoded by the coding sequence ATGAAAAGCACAGATCAAGCCCCTCCTGCGGTATTGCAGGACCGCTTTGGGCGCACCATCGATTATGTCCGGCTGTCGGTTACCGACCGCTGTGATTTCCGCTGTGTGTACTGCATGGCGGAGGACATGACCTTTGTGCCACGGGCCCAGGTGCTGACCCTGGAAGAGATGGGGCGGCTGGCACGAGTGCTGGTGGCGCTGGGGGTGAAGCGGATCCGGCTCACCGGTGGCGAACCTCTGGTGCGCAAGGATGTGGCGCATCTTGTGCGCGATATTGGTGCCATTTCAGGGCTCGATGAACTAAATATGACCACCAATGGCTCGCGGCTGGACCGCTATGCCAACGAGTTGAAGGCCGCTGGCCTGGACCGGGTGAACATCAGCCTGGACTCCCTGAACCCGGATCTGTTTCGCCAGCTGACTCGCACGGGTGATCTCAACCAGGTGCTGGCGGGGATCGAGGCGGCTCGCGAGGCAGGCTTCCGGCGGATCAAGCTGAACAGCGTGATCCTGCGAGGCCGTAATCACGATGAGGTGCCTGCGCTGGTGAATTTCGCCCTGGAGAAGGGGCTGGATATCTCTTTTATCGAGGAGATGCCGCTGGGTCAGATCAGTGAGCACGACCGCGGGCTGGAATTCGTGTCCTCCGCGGAGCTGCGGGAAGACTTGTCTGAACGGCTCAAGCTGGTGCCGCTGGCCGAGAAGACCGGTGGCCCGTCCCGTTACTGGCAGGTGCCCGGCAGTGACAGCCGTATCGGCTTTATTTCCCCGCACTCACAAAACTTTTGCGAGATGTGTAATCGGGTGCGGGTCACTGCGGAGGGGCGTATGCTCCTGTGCCTGGGGCATGAACACAGCGTGGACCTGCGCGCGGTGCTGCGCGCCCACCCGGATGATGATGCCCCCCTGCGCGACGCCATTATCGGTGCCATGGCCATCAAGCCAGAACGCCATGACTTCAGCCTGGACCCGGGTGAGCAACTGGTACGATTCATGAATATGACTGGTGGTTAG
- the can gene encoding carbonate dehydratase yields the protein MKTLPELFSNNQKWRVEIEKQHPGFFEALGKQQSPEFLWIGCADSRVPANEVVGLMPGELFVHRNVANLVNHTDLNLLSVLQFAVDVLKVKHIMVVGHYGCGGVKASMEDAPHGLIDNWLRQVRELYLRNRKNLAELPDDQARLDKMCELNVARQVINVANTTVVQEAWRRDQELTVHGWIYGIGDGVLQDLDIQIQGNNELRTLENNEYDSCSG from the coding sequence ATGAAAACCCTGCCTGAACTGTTTTCCAACAATCAAAAATGGCGTGTCGAGATCGAAAAGCAGCATCCCGGTTTCTTCGAGGCGCTGGGCAAGCAGCAGAGCCCGGAGTTCCTGTGGATTGGCTGTGCGGATTCCCGCGTACCGGCCAATGAAGTGGTAGGCCTGATGCCCGGTGAGCTGTTCGTCCACCGTAATGTGGCCAACCTGGTCAACCACACCGATCTGAATCTGCTTTCCGTGCTGCAATTTGCCGTGGATGTACTCAAGGTGAAGCACATCATGGTGGTGGGGCACTACGGCTGTGGCGGGGTGAAAGCCTCCATGGAAGATGCCCCCCACGGGCTGATTGACAACTGGCTGCGGCAGGTGCGCGAACTGTACCTGCGCAACCGCAAGAATCTGGCCGAGCTGCCAGATGATCAGGCTCGCCTGGACAAGATGTGCGAGCTGAACGTGGCGCGCCAGGTCATCAACGTTGCCAACACAACGGTAGTTCAGGAAGCCTGGCGCCGTGATCAGGAGCTGACGGTGCACGGCTGGATCTATGGTATTGGTGATGGCGTGCTGCAGGATCTGGACATTCAGATTCAAGGCAACAATGAGCTGCGGACGCTGGAAAATAACGAGTACGACAGCTGCTCTGGCTGA
- a CDS encoding copper resistance protein B: protein MNKLISVISLGLPLTVASTHLMAMGEDPARFSRVLVDQLEVRDTDEGRVLGWEASAWYGGDINKLYFTTEGERLMAPEKDEEDPATEGAETRLAWSHAFAPYWDWQLGARRDWQPDDPNRDWASIGVQGVAPYWFEVDANLFVGENGLTNLRVELEYELMLTQKLVLVPSLEANLYGKEDKELGIGDGLTDIEAGLRLHYEIRREIAPYIGVNWEKQYGDTADHTRNAGGKTEEGMLVAGIRFWF, encoded by the coding sequence ATGAACAAGCTAATCAGTGTGATCAGCCTGGGCTTGCCCCTTACCGTTGCCAGTACCCACCTGATGGCCATGGGCGAAGACCCTGCCCGTTTCAGCCGTGTGCTGGTGGACCAGCTGGAAGTCCGCGATACCGACGAAGGCCGGGTGCTGGGCTGGGAAGCCAGTGCCTGGTACGGCGGCGATATCAACAAGCTCTACTTCACCACGGAAGGCGAGCGGCTGATGGCCCCGGAAAAAGACGAGGAAGACCCGGCCACCGAAGGCGCCGAAACCCGCCTGGCCTGGAGCCATGCCTTTGCCCCCTACTGGGACTGGCAACTGGGCGCGCGCCGCGACTGGCAACCGGATGATCCCAACCGGGACTGGGCCAGCATCGGTGTGCAGGGCGTGGCCCCCTACTGGTTCGAGGTAGACGCCAACCTGTTCGTGGGCGAAAACGGCCTCACCAACCTCCGTGTGGAGCTTGAGTACGAGCTGATGCTGACCCAGAAACTGGTATTGGTACCCAGCCTGGAAGCCAATCTTTATGGCAAGGAGGATAAGGAACTGGGCATCGGCGACGGCCTGACGGATATCGAGGCAGGGCTGCGCTTACACTACGAAATCCGCAGGGAGATTGCCCCCTATATTGGCGTTAACTGGGAGAAGCAGTACGGCGACACCGCCGACCACACCCGCAATGCGGGAGGCAAAACCGAGGAAGGCATGCTGGTGGCAGGGATTCGCTTCTGGTTCTGA
- a CDS encoding copper resistance system multicopper oxidase — MNTPHPFSLPRRRFVQGLALGAAGLGMAINPRQLLATQGHTGAPVISGDAFHLTLGGADVNITGKPRPATTINGSIPGPTLRWREGDTVTLKITNLLPETSSIHWHGLLLPYQMDGVPGLSFDGIKPGETFTYQFPVVQSGTYWYHSHSGFQEQTGIYGSIIIDPKTPDPHAFDREQVVMLSDWSDADPNHIYATLKKLSHYYNFNERTVFDTLRDIREKGVMQTLKDRHMWNSMRMSDRDLADVTGYTYTYLMNGQSPNGNWTCQFNPGERIKLRFINASAMTFFDIRIPGLDMTVVAMDGQPVKPVDFHEVRLGVAETLDVIVEPKDDRAYTLFAQSIDRSGFARGTLTPDPAYTAEVPAMDEPPLLGHTEMGMGTMNYGAMDGDGMDHEGMNHDMSGMDHSAMGHGMDHGQMQHGDKTVPFAMDPDNPDLAPRESATQHLDSEYGPGVDMRAMAPGEMLADPGIGLRQRDWKVLTYADMETAGGPPDSLQPDREIVLHLTGNMSRYMWSFNGIPFADAKPLELYHNERVRITLVNDTMMTHPIHLHGLWSDLELGNGKLLRKHTITVKPGERLSYLVRADALGRWAYHCHLLYHMAAGMFREVRVVADKGQGEAPPMMNHHPHGEGA; from the coding sequence ATGAACACCCCACATCCGTTTTCCCTGCCGCGGCGACGTTTCGTGCAGGGCCTGGCACTGGGTGCCGCCGGCCTGGGCATGGCCATCAACCCGCGCCAGCTGCTCGCGACTCAGGGGCATACCGGCGCACCGGTCATCAGCGGTGACGCCTTTCACCTGACTCTGGGCGGCGCCGATGTGAACATCACCGGCAAGCCCCGCCCGGCCACTACTATCAACGGGAGCATTCCCGGCCCAACCTTGCGCTGGCGCGAAGGTGACACTGTCACCCTCAAGATCACCAACCTGCTGCCGGAAACCAGCTCCATTCACTGGCACGGCCTGCTGCTGCCGTACCAGATGGACGGCGTACCCGGGCTTTCTTTTGATGGCATCAAACCCGGCGAGACCTTCACCTACCAGTTCCCGGTGGTGCAGAGCGGCACCTACTGGTATCACAGCCATTCCGGCTTTCAGGAGCAGACCGGCATCTACGGCTCTATCATTATCGATCCGAAAACGCCGGATCCTCACGCCTTCGATCGCGAGCAGGTGGTGATGCTGTCAGACTGGAGCGACGCAGACCCGAATCATATCTACGCCACCCTCAAGAAGCTGAGCCACTACTACAACTTCAACGAACGCACCGTGTTCGACACCCTGCGCGACATCCGCGAAAAAGGCGTCATGCAGACGCTCAAGGATCGCCACATGTGGAACAGCATGCGCATGAGCGACCGCGATCTGGCCGATGTGACCGGGTATACCTATACCTACCTGATGAATGGCCAGAGCCCAAACGGCAACTGGACCTGCCAGTTCAACCCCGGTGAACGGATCAAGCTGCGCTTCATCAATGCCAGCGCCATGACCTTCTTCGACATCCGCATTCCCGGCCTCGACATGACCGTGGTGGCCATGGACGGCCAGCCGGTGAAGCCGGTGGACTTCCATGAGGTACGCCTGGGCGTAGCTGAGACATTGGATGTAATCGTGGAACCCAAAGATGACCGCGCCTACACCCTGTTTGCCCAGAGCATCGACCGCTCCGGTTTTGCCCGCGGCACCCTCACCCCGGACCCGGCCTACACCGCCGAGGTCCCGGCCATGGATGAGCCGCCTCTGCTCGGCCATACCGAAATGGGCATGGGGACCATGAACTATGGCGCCATGGATGGGGACGGCATGGATCACGAGGGCATGAACCATGACATGTCTGGCATGGATCACAGCGCCATGGGCCACGGCATGGATCACGGTCAGATGCAGCATGGCGACAAGACGGTGCCCTTTGCCATGGATCCGGACAACCCGGATCTGGCCCCCAGAGAAAGCGCCACCCAACACCTGGACAGCGAATACGGCCCCGGTGTGGACATGCGCGCCATGGCCCCCGGCGAAATGCTTGCTGACCCCGGCATTGGCCTGCGCCAACGGGACTGGAAGGTGCTCACCTATGCCGACATGGAAACCGCCGGCGGGCCACCGGACAGCCTGCAGCCGGATCGTGAAATCGTGCTACACCTCACCGGCAACATGAGCCGCTACATGTGGAGCTTCAACGGCATTCCCTTCGCGGATGCCAAACCCCTGGAGCTATATCACAACGAGCGCGTGCGCATCACGCTGGTCAACGACACCATGATGACCCACCCCATTCACCTGCATGGTCTTTGGAGCGATCTGGAGCTGGGCAACGGCAAGCTGCTTCGCAAGCACACCATCACCGTGAAGCCCGGCGAGAGACTCAGCTACCTGGTCCGTGCCGACGCCCTGGGCCGCTGGGCCTATCACTGCCACCTGCTCTATCACATGGCCGCCGGCATGTTCCGCGAAGTGCGTGTGGTAGCCGACAAGGGCCAGGGCGAAGCCCCTCCGATGATGAATCATCACCCGCATGGGGAGGGCGCGTAA
- a CDS encoding LysE family translocator, which produces MLPLHDWLLLASICALGAMTPGISLAVITRHTLHGGHRAGAVAGITHALGIGIWAAATVTGMAVLFHRYPMLETGFSLVGAVFLLWMAWKSWQAGRHPLPPPDPDSQFNELHGAAWDGFMVAFLNPKVALFFLALFSQFLSADMGNVARTQMVLTAMLIDGGWYVLVAMMLGRSRFLPWLREHHHWVERGTAVLLVVIACSVAVQALTADTSLPALTMG; this is translated from the coding sequence ATGCTTCCTCTTCATGACTGGCTGCTGCTGGCCAGCATCTGCGCCCTGGGGGCCATGACGCCGGGGATCAGCCTGGCGGTGATTACCCGGCATACCCTCCACGGCGGGCACCGCGCCGGGGCCGTGGCCGGCATCACCCATGCCCTGGGTATCGGCATCTGGGCGGCGGCCACGGTCACCGGCATGGCTGTGCTGTTTCACCGTTATCCCATGCTGGAAACCGGCTTCTCGCTGGTGGGGGCGGTCTTCCTGCTATGGATGGCCTGGAAAAGCTGGCAGGCCGGTCGCCACCCACTTCCTCCGCCTGACCCGGACAGTCAGTTCAATGAACTTCATGGCGCCGCCTGGGATGGCTTCATGGTGGCGTTTCTCAACCCCAAGGTGGCGCTGTTCTTCCTGGCCCTGTTCAGCCAGTTCCTCTCTGCCGACATGGGCAACGTGGCACGGACGCAGATGGTACTGACCGCCATGCTGATTGATGGTGGCTGGTATGTGCTGGTGGCCATGATGCTGGGCCGCAGCCGCTTTCTGCCCTGGCTGCGCGAGCACCACCACTGGGTGGAACGGGGCACCGCCGTGCTGCTGGTGGTCATCGCCTGCAGCGTTGCCGTTCAGGCCCTGACAGCTGACACCTCACTGCCGGCCTTGACCATGGGGTAG
- a CDS encoding DUF411 domain-containing protein yields the protein MKKLLVVLSALFIAACGDDAPAQPETTTADKPAAQVASTDKVLEVYKSPTCGCCGDWVDHMKENGYTVEVHDTDNMQAIKEKAGILPGGGSCHTAFIDGYVIEGHVPASDVDRLLAERPQGKGLTVPGMPVGSPGMEMGDRVDTYDVLLFDEDGMAVFSHHPGN from the coding sequence GTGAAAAAACTACTGGTTGTTTTATCTGCCCTGTTTATTGCCGCCTGCGGCGATGACGCCCCCGCGCAACCGGAAACCACCACCGCTGACAAGCCGGCAGCCCAGGTGGCCAGCACCGACAAGGTACTGGAGGTGTACAAATCCCCCACCTGCGGTTGCTGTGGTGACTGGGTGGATCATATGAAGGAAAACGGTTACACCGTGGAAGTGCATGACACCGACAACATGCAAGCCATCAAGGAAAAGGCCGGCATCCTTCCCGGTGGCGGCTCCTGCCACACCGCCTTTATCGACGGCTACGTGATTGAAGGCCATGTGCCCGCCAGCGATGTGGATCGCCTGCTGGCCGAGCGTCCGCAAGGCAAGGGGCTTACCGTGCCCGGCATGCCGGTGGGCTCCCCCGGTATGGAAATGGGCGACCGGGTGGATACCTATGATGTACTGCTGTTTGACGAAGACGGCATGGCCGTATTCAGCCACCACCCGGGCAACTAA